From Camelus bactrianus isolate YW-2024 breed Bactrian camel chromosome 16, ASM4877302v1, whole genome shotgun sequence, the proteins below share one genomic window:
- the LOC105065172 gene encoding olfactory receptor 3A1, whose amino-acid sequence MQPEPGANGTAVTEFILLGLVETPELRPAVFVLFLLAYLVTVGGNFSILAAILVEPKLHKPMYFFLGNLSVLDVGCITVTVPSMLAHLLSHKHTVPYAACLTQLFFFHQLAGVDCFLLTAMAYDRFLAICRPLTYSTRMSQTVQRTLVAVSWACAFSNALTHTVAISTLNFCGPNVINHFYCDLPQLFQLSCSSTQLNELLLFGVGFIMAGTPMALVVTSYAHVAAAVLRIRSSEGRKKAFSTCGSHLTVVCLFYGTGIFNYMRLGSAKLSDKDKAAEIFNTVINPMLNPIIYSLRNPDVQGALRWVLLGRRSLA is encoded by the coding sequence ATGCAGCCAGAACCTGGGGCCAATGGAACAGCTGTTACTGAGTTCATCCTGCTGGGCTTGGTGGAGACACCAGAGCTGAGGCCAGCTGTCTTTGTTCTCTTCCTCCTTGCCTACCTGGTCACAGTTGGGGGCAACTTCAGCATCCTGGCAGCCATCTTGGTGGAGCCCAAACTCCACAagcccatgtacttcttcctgggGAACCTATCAGTGCTGGACGTTGGGTGCATCACCGTCACTGTTCCCTCCATGTTGGCTCATCTCTTGTCCCACAAACACACAGTTCCCTATGCAGCCTGCCTCACACAGCTTTTCTTCTTCCATCAGCTGGCTGGGGTGGACTGCTTCCTGTTGACAGCCATGGCCTATGACCGATTCCTGGCCATCTGCCGGCCCCTCACCTATAGCACCCGCATGAGCCAGACAGTCCAGAGGACATTGGTGGCTGTGTCCTGGGCTTGTGCCTTCAGCAATGCACTGACCCACACTGTAGCTATATCCACACTCAACTTCTGTGGTCCCAATGTGATCAACCACTTCTATTGTGACCTCCCACAGCTCTTCCAGCTCTCCTGCTCCAGCACCCAACTCAATGAGCTGCTGCTCTTTGGTGTGGGTTTCATAATGGCAGGTACCCCCATGGCTCTCGTTGTCACCTCCTACGCCCACGTGGCAGCTGCAGTTCTCCGAATTCGCTCATCGGAGGGCAGGAAGAAGGCCTTCTCCACATGTGGCTCCCATCTCACTGTGGTCTGCCTCTTCTACGGGACTGGTATCTTCAACTACATGCGACTGGGTTCAGCCAAGCTTTCAGATAAGGATAAAGCTGCTGAAATTTTTAACACTGTCATCAACCCCATGCTGAATCCAATCATCTACAGCCTCCGGAACCCTGATGTCCAGGGAGCCCTCCGGTGGGTGCTCCTGGGGAGGCGATCACTGGCTTGA